A stretch of DNA from Luteolibacter sp. Y139:
AGTGGCTCGAATCGACAGGGGACGGCGTGGCAGGTGGATTCACCGATTCTGAATCTGGATTCGCTGGCGAAGAAGGAGCCGCGGGTGAAGGACGGGCAGTATGGGGATATTTCGATTGGTCGCTACAACTCGATCTTCATCGGTGGGATTGCGCATGAGCTTGGGCATGCGCTGGGCTTGCCGCACAATGAGGCGCGGCCTGACGAGGAGGCGATCTGGGGAACAGCGTTGATGGGAAGCGGAAATCGCCGTTACGGGGAAGAGCTGCGTGGTGAAGGAAAGGGCTCTTTCCTCACGCTGGCCCATGGCTTAAAGCTGGCGTCGCATCCGATCTTCTGTGGGTCGGTGAAAGGGATTGATCGCCCGGCGAATGCGGTCTTGAAGGATGTTTCGCTTGCTGCCGAGGGGAAGGCGTTCACCTACAGCGCCACCGTTACGGCGGATCCGCCGCCTTATGCGGTGTTGGGTTACATGGATACCGAGGGCGGCGATGATTATGACGCGACGACTTGCTCGGCGGTCCCGGATGCATCGGGGAAGTTCACGCTGGAGGCTACTGCGTTGAAGCCGGGCAAGGCTGGGGTCTTCCGGGTGGTGGTGATGCAGGCGAATGGGGCGGCGAGTTCATTCGCGAATGCCAGCACGCCGTTCACCTATCCCTATCTGGTGGCGAAGGATGGGACGGTTGATCTCTCTGCGAGTCAGGCGCGCAAGCAGCTTGCTCCGTTGATCGAGGCTGTGGCCAAGCATGACATGGCGGCGACGGCGAGTGCCTTGGCTGCGGTTGACGCGGCCAAACCGACAGCGGCGGTGTTAGAGGCGGCGAAGGTCCGTGCGGCCACGCTTTCGGCGACGCCTGCGCCTTCAGCGGTTGAGGAAGCGGGGAGTGTATGTCGGCTTTCCGAGGCCAAGCCGGCGTCGGCCAAGGTGGGTTGGGGGCGGCCTGCTTATAATATCCTGCCGGAGAGCGATCTGTTATTTTCGTGCGGGTCGCGGTTGTTTGCGCGCGGGATCTATGCGCATGCGCCAGCGGTTCATACGTGGCAGCTTGGGGGGAAGTGGAAGACTCTTCGTGGAAGCGCAGGTCTACCTGATGGCAATGATGGAGGCTCCTGCGTTTTCGTGGTGAAGGCTGATGGCAAGGAACTATGGCGCACGAAGAAGACCGAGTCTGGAACGCTGCGAAGCTTCGATCTCAAGGTGGAAGGGGTGAATTCCTTAGAGCTGGTGGTTGAGGATGCAGGGGATGGCAAAAGTTCCGACTGGGGCTGCTGGTTTGATCCGGAACTTTCCCGGTGAGATCAGGTGATTCTGGATGGAAAGATCAATAATGGGTCATTTTTTCGCGAGTGTTTAAATCACTGATTCTCCTAAATGGGTAGTATGGGCTTTTTTCTGACGATTTGATGCTTGTGGCGTAGTGGCTGCTTTCGCGCGTTGCTCGCCCGTCGGGCGAAAACTCGTTTTCAGACCCCTACTCACGTGACCTCGACCTTCAAAAAACTTTCCATCCGGACCGCTCTCGTTTCCCTGTCCGTCCACACCGTTGTCGCGGCCAACGGCACCTGGACCAATCCCGCCGGAGGATCCTGGGCAGACACTAACAACTGGCTCTCTGGAGTTGTGGCCGGAGGGGCTGACTCGGTCGCCTATTTCTCGACCCTGGATCTCAGTGCGAATGCCACCGTCACACTCGATGGAGACCGGACCATTCGCGGAATGCTGTTCGCGGATACCGCTCCCAGCAATGGCTGGATCATCAATACGGGAACGTCTGGAACGTTGACGCTGGCAGATACCCTTGCAACCCCGGTGCTTTCCGTCGCGGACGGGACGAGCCAAATCGGGGCAGTGGTGGGAGGCACAAGCGGCATTCAGAAAACCGGTGCCGGGACCTTGCTGCTTTCGGGAGCGAATACGTTCACCGGGAACCTGACGGTTTCCGCAGGAACGCTTAGTGCCGGGAATGCTGCAGCGCTGGGGGCGGCAGGGGCGGGAAATGAAACGGTGGTTGCCAGCGGTGCGACGCTCGACATCAACGGCCAAGCCTTAACCAACACGGAGATCATCAAGCTGGGTGGCACGCTGCTGAACAATGGTGGTGCCCAGCAGAATGCGCTTAACAAGGTGGTCCTCACGGGCAATGCCACGGTCAGTGGCACCGCGCGCTTTGACATCCGTCCGGGCACGACCCCGACTCTCGATCTGGCCGGTTTCACGCTGACCAAAACCGGTGCGAATCAATTCAGCATGGTGGGCACGGCGATCAGCGCGGGCAACGTGGTGATCAATCAGGGCATCTTCAGCGTGGAGACCACCAGCACGATGACCGGCACGGGCACCACGACGATCAATAGCCCCGGCGTCCTCGGTCTCTACGGCAATGGCGATACCTTGCTCACTCGTTCGATCGTTTCCAATAACGGCACGATCCAGAATCTGGGCAGCGACGCGAACATCAACACGCCGATCTCGATGGCGACCGGCACCACGCTCACTCTCACGGGCACCAATACCACGAACCTGCGCACCGGTGTCATTTCCGGGACGGGCTCCATTTCGAAGACAGGCTCTGGCACGTTTGCCACGAACTTGAACCACACCTTCGTCGGCAAAACCACTGTCACCGGCGGTTACATGGGCATGCATGGGGATGGCGCGCTCGGGCCGAACCCCGCCACCTTCCAGGCGGACCAACTGACGCTTGATGGGGGTGGCATTTATGACGTGGCGGCCGGTGTTTATTTCATCAACGGTGGCCCGGTCTTCAGCGGCACCCGCGGGATCACGCTCGGCCCCGGCGGCGGCATCTTTGATGCGTATGGTGCTGCCAACTCCCGCTCGCGGATCGGTCTCGCCAGTGTGATCAGCGGCCCCGGCAAATTGACCAAGAACGGTGGCGGCTACATCGAGTTGAGTGCTGCCAACACTTACGCGGGCGGCACCACCATCGGCGGTGGCCCGGACGTTACGGACACCATTCCCAACAGTGCCTTCAATCTTTCGAACTACGGCGGCTTTGGTCCCGGGCCGATCAACTTCGTCAATGGCGGTGCGATCAATGGACTGCGCTTCACGACGACGGGGACTCTTGCCAATGAGATCAGTCTCAACTCCGTCGCAGCATCGACGACCCGCTTCAACGTGGACAGCGGTGCGATCGCCACCATCGGCGGCGATTTGTTTGGCGGAGCTTACCCCGGTCCGAAGTTCCAGGTCGGTGGGGCCGGTGTGCTGGTGTTGGCTGGTGACAAGGGCTACTCCAGCGATACCGAGGTAATCAGTGGCAGGTTGCTGGTGAACGGCAACGTGCTCAACTCCGATACCTACGCTCGCGCTGGTGGCAGCATTGGTGGCAGCGGCGTCGTTCGTTTGCTCACGCTTGACGAAGGATCGAACATCATCGCGTCCACTCCGCCGCTGGGAACCATCTTCGGCGTTTACGCGAACAAGACCGACAAGGGCGTGGGTGTCATCGTGCCGAACAGCTCACCAACGCCCGGGTTGAAGACCGTGGACGTGGTCTACTACGGCGACGACGTGGATGGCTTCGCACCGGATACCGCAAACTTCAACACGGCGGCTTACCGGGGTGCGAGCGTGGCCAACAACACGGTCACCAACAAGATCACCATGAGCTACACCAGCTCCGCGCTCACCTGGAGCGGTCTAGGCACGGTGTGGGACGTGGCCACGACGGCTTCGTGGGTGGAGGGCAACAATCTTTTCTATCAGGGCGACGCGGTGACTTTCAATGAGCCTGCCGCCGCGGCGACGGTGACCATGACCGGCCTGCTTGCTCCTTCCTCGGTCACGGTCGCCAATACGACCAACGCATACACCTTCGGTGGCACCGGCTCGATCATCACCGGTTCGCTGGTGAAGAACGGCTCGGGCATGCTGGTGATGCCCAATGCGAATTCCTTCGCGGGCGGCACCACCATCAACGGCGGCACCGTTTCACTCAGCGCCTCCACCACCGCTTCCGGGAGCAACAACCCCGGCGCGCTCGGCTCCGGTCCGGTGACGGTGAATACCGGCGGCCTGCTGAAGCTCTGGATCAACAACGGTACCACCAACTACCTCAGCAACCCGGTGACGCTTGATGGCGGTCGCATCCTCGGTGAAGACGGCATCAACGTCCTGAAGGGCGGGCTGACCTTGGCGGCGGGCGGCGGCACGCTTTCCGCGAAGTGGAACAACAAGAACACGGTGGTGGACAGCCTGCTGTCCGGCCCCGGTAAGCTCACGGTCTTCCGTGAGACGCCGAGCGGCGAGACCGGTGCTTCTGTCGTTCTCAATCAGGCAAATACCTATACCGGTGGCACCGATCTTCTTTCGGGTTTCCTCCGCGCGGCCTATAGCGATGCCGCGCTGGGCACGGGCACGCTTACCTTCACCGGTGCGGGCACCTTTGCCACCGCAGTCGGAGGGGGCGCGCGCACCATCGCGAACCCGGTGGTGATCAATACCGGGATCATCGGTTCGCTCGATGGCGGGCAATTCCCGCTGACGATGTCCGGCCCGATCAGTGGTCCGGGCACGCTGCAGTCGACGTCCTCTGGCTTGATCGTGCTCTCCGGGAACAACAGCTACACCGGCGGCACGAACTTTACCGGCACCGGCTTGATGCGCCTGGATAGCACCGGCGCGCTCGGCACCACTGGCACCTTGTCCTTTACCGGCGGGACCATGCAGGCGAGTGCGGCGAATACGACGGACTATTCGGCCCGTTTCTCCACCGCGGCGAACCAGCAATACAAGATCGACACCAATGGCCAGACGGTGACCTGGGCATCTCCGCTGACCAGCACCGGCGGCAGCATCCAGAAGTTCGGCACCGGCACGCTGATCCTCACCGGAGCCAGCACCTATACCGGTGGCACGAACATCAAGCCGGGCGGTGTTTTGGAAACCGGGCTGATCTCGGACACTGGCGCGACGCCGATCGGGACCCTCTCGACGGCTGCGGCCAGCTACATCAGCCTCGATGGCGGGACCTTCCGCTACAGTGGCGCGAGTTCCGTCGCGACGACTCGCTACCTGTGGAACGATCAAACGACCAGCACCGTGGAGGTGGTTAATGCGGGGGTGACGCTGGCTTTCAACAGCACCGGTGGCACCATCAACAAGCCCTTCATCAAGACCGGTGCAGGCACGTTGACGACGATCGATTCGATCGACGGCGCTGGGACGACAGTCACGGTGAACGGCGGCACCCTGAATCTCAACGGCACGAACACCTACACCGGCGACACCATCGTCAATGCGGGATCCTTGTCGCTCGGCATCGCCTCGCTGCCGAATGGCGCGGATGTCCGGTTGGCTTCCGGGGTCAACCTGAACCTGGCATTCACGGGGACCGATACGATCGACCAACTCTTCATCGGCGGGGTCGAAATGGCGTTGGGCACGTGGGGAAGCCCGACTTCGACCGCCACCAACAAGAGCCCTCTGATTACCGGCACGGGCATTCTCAATGTCACGACCGGTCCGGTCGGCGGAGCCTATGACACATGGGCGACGGCAACGGGCCTAACAGAGGCTAACAAGGGCAAGGCGCTTGATCCGGATGGCGATGGCATGAGCAACCTCGGCGAGTTCGCCTTCGACAGCCTGCCGCTTGCCGGAGCGAGCAGTGGCAAGATCGTTTCCAAGATCGCCACGATCGGCGGACAGCAGGTGCTGACGCTCACGCTGCCGGTCCGGACCGGTGCGGTCTTTACCGGTGCCACCGAGAAGACGTCGCAGCTTATCGATGGTGTCGTTTACCGGATCCAAAACTCGGGAAATCTGCTGACCTTCCCGCTGGAAGTGATCGAGGTGACGGGTGCCGATGCGACGGCCATCCAGGCCGGTTTGCCTGCTCTGACACCAGGGGGCGGTTGGGCGTATCGCACCTTCCGCGCGGCGGGGATCGTTTCCTCAGCGACCAAGCAATTCCTCCGCGCCAAGGCTGACGAGAGCTGAACACCATCTGCTAGTGGCGGCTTGTGGAAGTCACGAGGCGGTCCGCCGTTCCGTGACTTCCAGGCCGCCGTGGAGCTTGTGGGAAAGGACGAACTCTTCGCGGGTGGTCTCGTGCTTTTCATTCGAGCCATACTCGAGGCGCACGGTTACAAGGCCCGCTTCATTCGTGATGCTGAGGATGCGGAAGACGGGTTCCCTTCGCAGGCGGATGAAGCAGAACAGTGGGACGTCCGGATGATGAGCGTTCCACAGCCAATGCGCCGGGAGGAAATCCGGCACGTCCGCGAGGGCGGAGAAGATCGCGCGGATTCGTTTTTCGCCGTGGCGCCCGGCGAGGCGTGAGGCGGACTTCTTGGCGAGCAAACCTTCCCACCAGGCGGCGAGCGGGTTCTCCTGCGCCTCCACCACCTCCTCGATCAAGCTCCGGGCGTGAAAGGCCATCGCCACGTGCAACTGCTCCCGGGTCATCAACCCGGCTTCGAAGTCTTCGAAGAGTTGTGGCGGGGTGCGGAGCATCGTGAGGATTAACGTGCTGGCACTCTTTCCCTGAGCGCTGCGGCGATCTGTTGGAAGGCTGCTGCGACCGGATGCTCGGCCGCGGGGATCAGCGCGACCGGCGTGCCGGCATCGCCGCGCTCGCGGGTTTGTGGGTCGATCGGGATCTGGGCGAGGAGCGGGACATTCAGGGTCGCGGCTTCGCGGACGCCGCCGCCTTCGCCGAAGAGGTAGTAGCGCTGGCCGTGGTCGCACTCGAACCATGCCATGTTTTCGACGAGGCCGAGGATGGGGACGTTCACCTTCGCGAACATCGACACTGCCTTGCGCGCGTCGATGAGGGCCATCTCCTGCGGCGTGGTCACGATCACCACGCCATCGACCGCGACGGTCTGGACGATGGTGAGCTGGATATCGCCGGTGCCGGGAGGGAGGTCGAGGATGAGGTAGTCGAGATCGCCCCACTCCACCTGACGGAGGAATTGCTGGGTGTAGCGGGTGGCCATGGGGCCGCGGACGATGACCGGCGAGCGGTCTTCGAGGAGGAAGCCCATCGACATGAGCTTCAGGCCATAGGCTTCGATCGGAATGATCTCGTCGTTGGCATTCGCCATCGGGCGCTCGTGGCTGCCGAACATCTGGGCGACCGAGGGGCCATAGAGGTCGCAGTCGCAGAGGCCGACCTTGGCGCCGATCTTGGAGAGGGCGACGGCGAGATTGGCGGCGACGGTGGATTTGCCGACGCCGCCCTTGCCGGAGGCGACGGCGATGATGCGCTTCACGCCGGGGATGGAGGATTTGCCGGTGACGTCGCCACCACCTGTGCTGCCTTGCTGGCCCTGGGGCTCCTTCACCTCGATTTCGACCTTCACCGAGCCGACGTCTGGCAGGGGATCCAGCACGGCGTGGCATTCCTTGAAAATCTGTTCGGGGACCTTCGGGTCCTTGGTGGCGATCTCGATCTTCACGGTCAGCACGCCGTTTTCATGGCGGATGTCCTTCACGAGGCCGAAGGAGACGATGTCCCGGGAGAAGCCGGGGTAGCGGACGTGGCGGAGGGCTTCCTTGATGAATTCGGGACTCACGGCGGCGGAAGCAAGGGCGCGATCCGGTGTCCTGTCAACCCGTGGAGTTCCGGCGGCTGGCCTTGACGTGAGAGAGGGGAGCCGGAACGCTGGACGGGTGATCGAGGCGAACAACTTGCACCGCAGCTACCGGATCGGGAAGAAGAGCATCGAGGTGCTGCACGGCATCGAGCTGCACATCGCGCGGGGTGAGCGGGTTTTCCTGTGCGGGCCGAGCGGGGCGGGGAAGACGACGCTGCTGTATACGCTGGCGGGCCTGGAGCGGCCGGAGCAAGGCTCGGTGAGCATTGACGGCACGGACCTTTACTCACTGGGGCCGAAGAAGCAGGCGGCCTTCCGCAACGCCAAGATCGGCTACATTTTCCAGAACTACATGCTGCTGCCGGAGCTGACCGCCGTGGAAAACGTACTGGTCCCGGGCGCGATCGGCGGCAGGGATGAGCATCAGGCGGCGATGGCCGCGCTCAAGCGGGTGGGCCTGGCGGATCGCGCGGAGCACTTGCCGGCGGAGCTTTCCGGTGGCGAGCAGCAGCGGGTGGCGATCGCCCGCGCGCTGGTGAATCATCCGCCGGTGCTGTTTGCCGACGAGCCGACCGGCAACCTCGATTCCCGCAACAGCTCGGAGGTGATGGACCTGCTGATGGGGCTCGCCACGGAGAGCGGGACGACGCTGGTGGTGGTCACGCACGACGAGCACCTAGCCGAGCGGGGCGACCGGAAGCTGATCATCCAGGATGGCAGCATTACCGATGGGTCAGCAGTGAAATAGCTGCGGTTCCGAGTGGGCAACCGCCAAAAGACGGCAATAGTCCGTCAAGGATCGCGCTTGCCCTCGGGTCGCCGCTTTCCTTCCCTGCGCCCCGATGTCCGACGACGCTCCTGCCGAAATCACCGCCGCTCCGGAGGCCCCGGAGCCTGCGCCGGGGTTCCGCAGGGACATGATGGTGCTGACGAAGATGCGGCTGAATGTCTTCGTGCTGATCACGACGTTCTTCGGTTTCCTGCTGGCCTCGCGCGGGCATCACTTCGATCTCTGGCGGCTCATTCACACCCTGCTCGGGACGGCTGCGGCGGCTTTCGGGTCCGCGGCCTTCAACCAGCTGATGGAGGTGGATTTGGACGCGCGTATGAAACGCACGGCGAATCGCCCGTTGCCGGCGCGGCGGATGGATCCGCTATTCGCCTTCGGCGTGGGCTGGATACTTTCCGCGGCGGGGATCATCCACCTCGCGGTGAAGATCGGCACCTGGCCGGCGGTTCTGGCGGCGATCACGGTGGCGGTTTACGTGTTCGTTTACACGCCGCTCAAGCGGGTCAGCAGCACGAACACGCTGGTGGGCGCGATTCCCGGAGCAATTCCCCCGATGATCGGGTGGACGGCGGCGGGTGGGGCTTTTGATGGTGGCGCGTGGTTCCTTTTCACACTGCTGGCGCTGTGGCAGCTCCCGCACTTCGTGGCGATCAATTGGCTGTGCCGGGAGGAGTATGAGAATGCCGGCTACAAGATGTGGTCGGATGGGGATGTGAGCGGCCGGCGCAGCGGGATGCTGGCGGCGATCTTTTCGATTGGTCTGGCGATGCTGCCGGTGTGGCCGTGGCTGGCTGGCTGGACGCCGGGCTGGCAGGGCCATGTGGCGCTCGCCGGTGGTGTGCTGGCGGGGCTGCTGATGGCGGCGCTCGCCGGGCGTTTCATGCGGGATGGGCAGCGCCCGTCGTTCCGACGGCTTTTCCTGTTCACGCTGCTCTATCTGCCACTGGAGCTTGGATTGCTTGCCATCGCGTGGGGCTAGTCTAGTTTCCGCCGCCCCATGAGGACGCCTGACGAACCTTTGGTCCCCGCCGAGCGCAATCCGCGCAAGCTGCGGATGACCGCCCTGATCCTGTTTGCGGTGATGATCGTCAGCGGGATCCTGATCCTGATCTCGTATGAGAAGTGGGGGAAACTCCAGGCGGAGAAGGATGCGCAGCATGCGCGGCCGGGCATCGTCGGACGCATCGACAACAAGGCGGAATTCGGGGTGGTCCGGCAGGATGCGTCCGGAGCGAAGGTTTCCGATCTTTTTGGCAAGGTTTGGGTGGTCTGCGGGGTCTCGGTGAAGCAACCGGATACTTGGAAGGCGACGCGCGAGGTGCTGCTGCGCTTGAGCCAGCGCTATGCCGGCAACGACGACTTCCGGATCGTGTGCTTCACGATCGATCCCGATCAGGAAGGTCCTGCCGTGCTGGATACGACGGCGAAGGAACTGGGCGTCGGCCTGCCCGGATGGTGGTTCGCTGCGGCGGGTCAGGAATACGTTCACAAGTTCCTGAAGAACCAGCTCAAGCTCGGCATCATGCCGCACCAGAAGGACGGCAAGTGGATCTACGATTCCTCGATCACGCTGGTCGATCGTGACCGCCACATCCGCCGGGCGATGGTTCCGCAGAAGCGTGGCGGGCCGGAGTATTCCGCGGTATTCGATTTCGCCCAAGCCGCCGAGTGGGACGCCAAAGGCGTGAAGACCGGCATCGACAAGAGCAACGTCGAGCAGCTGGAGTTCCTGCTGGGACGGACCATCGACGAACTCCTCGCCCAACCTGTGACGCCATGAACGACCGAGGAAAAATCTTTGCCATCTACGGATCGGTGGCCGCCTTGTCCGCGCTGATCATCGGCGGGGGGATGTATCTCGGCAACCGGATGCCGGAGCAGCCGGAGCCGGAAGTGATCGTCGAGAATGCCGGAGCCGAGAAGGTGGAGACGTTTTTCCCGATCCAGAAAGACTTCGCCGGGATCAATCAGGCGGGCAAGGAGGTGAAGCTGTCCGACCTCAAGGGCAAGGTCTGGCTGGTCGCGGAGTTCTTCGCGGTGTGTCCGCACTGTGCCGTCCGCAATGGCAAGGAACTGACGGCGCTGTTCGAGCAATTCAAGGGGCATCCCGATTTCCACATGGCGTGCATTTCGGTGGATCCCACGACGGATACCTCCGAGCGGCTGGTGGAATATTCCAAGGCACTGGGTGCTGATCCGGAGCGCTGGTGGTTCATGAGTCACCCGAACGAACAGGAGACTCACGAGTATTTGGAGAAGGAGCTGAAGTTCATCCGCGTTCTGGAGCGGAAGGATCCCGCGGATCGCGAGGCCAATGGGCGCTTCCAGCACGACATGTCGATCTCGCTGGTGGACCGGGAGTGGAATGTGATCGGCAAGTGGAACCTCTACGGCGCGAGTTCCGAGGAGGGGCGCAAGCAGGATCCCGGGGCGTATGAGCGGATGAAGGGTGAGCTCCTCAGCCGCTTGACCGAGGAACTTGAGAAGAACGAAACCGCCGGCATCGATAGCGTGGCGGAAGAAGCGCCTGCCGAGGAAGTCCCCGCAAAATGAGTGAGGAACGCAGGGAGTGGCTGTCGCGTCCGCCGCAGGAGGCGCTTTCGAAGAAGCTCAAGATCGTCGCCTGGATCCTAACAGGTGTGGTGCTGATCCTCGTCGGCCTGATGCGCCGGCCGGAGCTGCGCATCCCGCTGCCGGAGGGCTGGAGCTTTGCGTTTCTGCCGCCGGTTCATGCGGCTTTGAATACCGCGGTGAGCATCGCGCTGGTGCTCGCGCTGGTTGCGGTGAAGCAGGGGAAGATCGCGCTGCACCGGAGTGCGATCTACGCCGCGATGGGTCTCTCGGTGGCATTCCTGCTTTGCTACGTGGCCTATCATTTCACCACTGAGGAGACCCGCTATGGCGGCACCGGTGCGATGCGGGGGATCTATTTCTTCCTGCTGATTTCCCACATCACGCTGGCCGGTGTGAGCCTGCCCTGCATCCTGATGACGTTCATCGCCGGTTTCACGAATCGGTTCGGTGCGCACCGTCGCTTGGCCAAGTGGGTTTTCCCGCTGTGGCTTTACGTGGCCGTCACCGGTCCGATCTGTTATTTGATGCTCAAGCCTTACTATTGACTTTGGTCGTCTGGCCGGGGTCTTTTTGCCTCCCGTTTCTGCCATGAAAATCCTCGGATATCGCGACGCCGACTACGACTCCTTCGTCAAGCGCCTGAATCGCCGCGCGCTGCCGACGCATGATGTGCGCGATCTGGTGAGCGAGATCATCGCTGCGGTGGCGAGGCAAGGGGACAAGGCGCTCGTGGCTTACGCCAAGCGCTTCGACAACGTGGTGCTGAAGGAGAAGCAGCTCTTCGTCACGGCGGAGGAGCTTGATGCGGTGAAAGTCGCGCCTTCCACGAAGAAGGCGATTGCGGCTTCGCTGAAGAACATCACGGCGTTTGCGAAGAAGGGCCTGCGCAAGGATTGGTCGATGCGGAATACCGAAGGGGCGACCGTAGGTGAGCGCTTCCAGCCGTTTGACCGGGTGGGCGTTTACGTGCCCGGTGGCAAGGCTCCGCTGGTGTCCACGGCGCTGATGACTGCGGGTTTTGCGAAGGCTGCGGGTGTCCCTGAGATCCTGGCGGCCACCCCTTGTGGGCCGGACGGGAAGGTGAATGCCGAGCTGCTCTATGCGCTGAAGGCCGCGGGTGTGACCGAGATTCTCAAGATTGGTGGCGCGCAGGCTGTGGCCGCGATGTCGCTCGGGACGAAGACGGTGCGGCCGGTGGACCGGTTGTTCGGTCCGGGGAACCGCTTCGTGGTGGAGGCGAAGCGCCAGCTCTTCGGTGCGGTGTCGATCGATCTGTTGCCGGGGCCGAGTGAGATTCTGATCATTTCGGATAAGACCGGGAACCCGGACTACATCGCTGCTGACTTGCTGGCCCAGGCTGAGCACGGTGGGGATAGTGTGATCGGTTTCATCACCGATTCGAAGGCCCTGATCGGGAAGGTGCTGAAGGCGGTGGAGCGGCAGCTTGAGACGCTCACTCGCGCGCGCTACATCCGTGACGTGCTGAAGCAGGCGACTTTCCTGCTGCATGTCCGCAACATGAGCGAGGCGATCGCAATCGCGAATGACTTCGCGGCCGAGCACGTGTCGTTCATTTGCGCGGAGGAGAAGAAGTGGCTGCCGCTGATTCGGACGGCGGGTGCGATTTACCTCGGGAATGATTCGCCGGTGGCGGTGGGGGATTTCCTCGCGGGGCCGAGTCACACCTTGCCGACGGGTGGGAGTGGACGTTCATTCTCCGGGCTGCGTGCGGACCAGTTCCAGCGGCGGACGAGCATCGTGAAGCTTGATAAGCGGTCAGTGAAGAAGTCGCTCGCGGTGGTGGAGGAGTTCGCGAGGATCGAGGGGCTGGATGCGCACGGTAGATCGACGGCGATCCGGTGTAAGTGAATGCTTTCCCGATCGACAAAAGAACAAGATGCCAATCCGGATCGATAAAGACGACGGATCGTTTGAGGGTATCGCACTTCTTTGCGATGGCGACTGGGAGCTGCCGTCTCAGTTGTATGCCCTTGAATCGTGGTTAACAGACAATGCGGCGAGCTTGCCAGATTGTGGAGCCATCGCAGACATTGGGTTTTCGATGAGGCCCGATGCGTCAGGTGGAGGCGGGGTATTGAGTGCGGAAGCGATGCGCCGTTTTGCGGATGCAGGCGTTTCAATCTGGTTTTCCGAGTATCCGCCAAGTGTGTGAACGGAGTGAAAGCCAAGCCAGATTAGACCGCAGCCAATAACAGCGCTCCTTTTATGCCTGCCTGCTGGCCGAGCATGGGAGGGACGATGTAGGGCTTCGCTTCGATAGGTGAGAAGTAGCCGGCGGCGATTTGGTTGAGGATGCGCTCGGTTTTCTCGTGGAAGCCTTCGGCCTGGGAGACGCCGCCGCCGATGATGACGCGTGATGGCGATACGATACCTAACAGGGCGAGCACGCCGTGGGCGAGGTACCATGCTTCGGTTTCCCAGGCGGGATGGTCAGCTGGGAGCTCCGCGGCGTCCTTGCCCCAGCGGGCGGCGATGGAGGG
This window harbors:
- a CDS encoding NPCBM/NEW2 domain-containing protein, coding for MKLTLAALLLALPLHASPQDEIAAQVPAAKAILDAWQAKDPVRAEKKVHIVYWTPADREPAPHYRERLGTIMENIRDFYAKEMKGLGFGPMSIRLDYADDGKMKVHVVKGRQPYAKYEVQSGGPIRNECLATLRDAGIDPEKETIVIFCNMSNWDAGKAIISQNSPYYASGSNRQGTAWQVDSPILNLDSLAKKEPRVKDGQYGDISIGRYNSIFIGGIAHELGHALGLPHNEARPDEEAIWGTALMGSGNRRYGEELRGEGKGSFLTLAHGLKLASHPIFCGSVKGIDRPANAVLKDVSLAAEGKAFTYSATVTADPPPYAVLGYMDTEGGDDYDATTCSAVPDASGKFTLEATALKPGKAGVFRVVVMQANGAASSFANASTPFTYPYLVAKDGTVDLSASQARKQLAPLIEAVAKHDMAATASALAAVDAAKPTAAVLEAAKVRAATLSATPAPSAVEEAGSVCRLSEAKPASAKVGWGRPAYNILPESDLLFSCGSRLFARGIYAHAPAVHTWQLGGKWKTLRGSAGLPDGNDGGSCVFVVKADGKELWRTKKTESGTLRSFDLKVEGVNSLELVVEDAGDGKSSDWGCWFDPELSR
- a CDS encoding beta strand repeat-containing protein, giving the protein MTSTFKKLSIRTALVSLSVHTVVAANGTWTNPAGGSWADTNNWLSGVVAGGADSVAYFSTLDLSANATVTLDGDRTIRGMLFADTAPSNGWIINTGTSGTLTLADTLATPVLSVADGTSQIGAVVGGTSGIQKTGAGTLLLSGANTFTGNLTVSAGTLSAGNAAALGAAGAGNETVVASGATLDINGQALTNTEIIKLGGTLLNNGGAQQNALNKVVLTGNATVSGTARFDIRPGTTPTLDLAGFTLTKTGANQFSMVGTAISAGNVVINQGIFSVETTSTMTGTGTTTINSPGVLGLYGNGDTLLTRSIVSNNGTIQNLGSDANINTPISMATGTTLTLTGTNTTNLRTGVISGTGSISKTGSGTFATNLNHTFVGKTTVTGGYMGMHGDGALGPNPATFQADQLTLDGGGIYDVAAGVYFINGGPVFSGTRGITLGPGGGIFDAYGAANSRSRIGLASVISGPGKLTKNGGGYIELSAANTYAGGTTIGGGPDVTDTIPNSAFNLSNYGGFGPGPINFVNGGAINGLRFTTTGTLANEISLNSVAASTTRFNVDSGAIATIGGDLFGGAYPGPKFQVGGAGVLVLAGDKGYSSDTEVISGRLLVNGNVLNSDTYARAGGSIGGSGVVRLLTLDEGSNIIASTPPLGTIFGVYANKTDKGVGVIVPNSSPTPGLKTVDVVYYGDDVDGFAPDTANFNTAAYRGASVANNTVTNKITMSYTSSALTWSGLGTVWDVATTASWVEGNNLFYQGDAVTFNEPAAAATVTMTGLLAPSSVTVANTTNAYTFGGTGSIITGSLVKNGSGMLVMPNANSFAGGTTINGGTVSLSASTTASGSNNPGALGSGPVTVNTGGLLKLWINNGTTNYLSNPVTLDGGRILGEDGINVLKGGLTLAAGGGTLSAKWNNKNTVVDSLLSGPGKLTVFRETPSGETGASVVLNQANTYTGGTDLLSGFLRAAYSDAALGTGTLTFTGAGTFATAVGGGARTIANPVVINTGIIGSLDGGQFPLTMSGPISGPGTLQSTSSGLIVLSGNNSYTGGTNFTGTGLMRLDSTGALGTTGTLSFTGGTMQASAANTTDYSARFSTAANQQYKIDTNGQTVTWASPLTSTGGSIQKFGTGTLILTGASTYTGGTNIKPGGVLETGLISDTGATPIGTLSTAAASYISLDGGTFRYSGASSVATTRYLWNDQTTSTVEVVNAGVTLAFNSTGGTINKPFIKTGAGTLTTIDSIDGAGTTVTVNGGTLNLNGTNTYTGDTIVNAGSLSLGIASLPNGADVRLASGVNLNLAFTGTDTIDQLFIGGVEMALGTWGSPTSTATNKSPLITGTGILNVTTGPVGGAYDTWATATGLTEANKGKALDPDGDGMSNLGEFAFDSLPLAGASSGKIVSKIATIGGQQVLTLTLPVRTGAVFTGATEKTSQLIDGVVYRIQNSGNLLTFPLEVIEVTGADATAIQAGLPALTPGGGWAYRTFRAAGIVSSATKQFLRAKADES
- a CDS encoding Mrp/NBP35 family ATP-binding protein encodes the protein MSPEFIKEALRHVRYPGFSRDIVSFGLVKDIRHENGVLTVKIEIATKDPKVPEQIFKECHAVLDPLPDVGSVKVEIEVKEPQGQQGSTGGGDVTGKSSIPGVKRIIAVASGKGGVGKSTVAANLAVALSKIGAKVGLCDCDLYGPSVAQMFGSHERPMANANDEIIPIEAYGLKLMSMGFLLEDRSPVIVRGPMATRYTQQFLRQVEWGDLDYLILDLPPGTGDIQLTIVQTVAVDGVVIVTTPQEMALIDARKAVSMFAKVNVPILGLVENMAWFECDHGQRYYLFGEGGGVREAATLNVPLLAQIPIDPQTRERGDAGTPVALIPAAEHPVAAAFQQIAAALRERVPAR